One Ricinus communis isolate WT05 ecotype wild-type chromosome 2, ASM1957865v1, whole genome shotgun sequence DNA segment encodes these proteins:
- the LOC8282195 gene encoding phenylalanine N-monooxygenase CYP79D16 produces MSMDSFVAMQNATSVISCTGLASLHGTPDFSGIGIGFLRTLLSSCSLVLLLALALIYLTKFQKLESQKAKQLLLPPGPKPWPLVGCLPTMLANKPTFRWIHKLMKEMNTEIACIRLRNVHVIPVTSPEISREFLEVQDAVFASRPITMSTDLTTSGYLTTGLVPLGEQWKKMKRVLVTQVLSAEKYKWFYGKRLEEADHLVRYVYNQCKTAEEGGSVDVRITGRHYCGNVIRKMVFNKRFFGEGMKDGGPGVEEKEHVDAILTALAHTYAFSVSDYMPCLIGLDLDGHEKIMKDAIGIIKKYQDPIIEARIEQWRDGTKKEVDDLLDVFIHLEDANGNSLLSMEEIKAQITEIMLAAVDNPSNAIEWALAEMINKPKLLENAVEELDRVVGRERLVQEADFPQLNYIKACAKEAFRLHPIVFFNLPHVSIADTTVANYFIPKGSHVLLSRVGLGRNPRIWDEPHMFKPERHFKKSGCQVMLTQPDLNLLSFSTGRRGCPGIMLGTAMTVMLFARLLQGFSWSVPPNETSIDLSESKNSLELAKPLVALAKPRLPANLYPA; encoded by the exons ATGTCGATGGACAGTTTTGTGGCCATGCAGAACGCTACCTCTGTAATATCTTGCACTGGGCTAGCTTCTCTTCATGGCACTCCAGATTTTTCCGGAATTGGCATTGGCTTTCTCAGAACATTGTTGAGCTCCTGTTCCCTAGTTCTTCTCTTGGCGTTGGCCTTAATTTACTTGACGAAATTCCAAAAGCTAGAAAGCCAAAAGGCCAAGCAACTCCTACTACCTCCTGGCCCAAAACCTTGGCCTCTTGTCGGATGCCTGCCAACGATGCTAGCAAATAAGCCGACCTTTCGATGGATACACAAGCTCATGAAAGAAATGAACACTGAAATTGCTTGTATCCGTCTTAGAAACGTTCATGTGATTCCTGTCACTTCTCCTGAGATTAGCCGCGAATTCTTGGAAGTACAGGATGCTGTCTTTGCAAGCAGGCCGATAACCATGTCCACCGATCTCACTACAAGTGGTTATTTGACAACAGGTCTTGTGCCCTTAGGAGAACAATGGAAGAAAATGAAGAGAGTGCTGGTAACGCAAGTTCTTTCTGCGGAAAAATATAAGTGGTTTTACGGAAAAAGACTTGAAGAAGCTGATCACCTTGTTCGTTATGTGTATAACCAATGCAAGACTGCCGAGGAAGGTGGATCAGTTGACGTGAGAATCACTGGACGGCACTATTGTGGAAATGTAATAAGGAAGATGGTGTTTAACAAAAGGTTCTTCGGGGAGGGAATGAAGGACGGAGGGCCTGGTGTCGAGGAAAAAGAGCATGTTGATGCGATTTTAACAGCCCTTGCTCATACCTATGCATTTAGTGTGTCTGATTATATGCCATGCTTGATAGGGCTTGACTTGGATGGTCATGAGAAGATCATGAAGGATGCTATTGggatcataaaaaaatatcaagatCCCATAATTGAAGCGAGGATCGAACAATGGAGGGATGGCACTAAGAAGGAAGTGGATGACTTGCTTGACGTTTTCATACATTTAGAAGATGCCAATGGCAACTCGTTGCTGTCAATGGAAGAGATTAAAGCTCAGATTACT GAAATAATGCTGGCAGCAGTGGATAATCCATCAAATGCTATAGAATGGGCACTTGCAGAGATGATAAACAAACCGAAACTTCTTGAGAACGCAGTAGAAGAATTGGATAGAGTTGTTGGAAGGGAGAGACTAGTCCAAGAGGCAGATTTTCCACAGCTCAATTACATAAAAGCATGTGCTAAAGAAGCGTTTCGCCTCCACCCTATTGTCTTCTTCAATCTTCCTCATGTCTCCATAGCAGATACAACTGTTGCTAACTATTTTATTCCGAAAGGTAGCCATGTCTTGCTTAGCCGAGTCGGCCTCGGCCGGAATCCCCGGATTTGGGATGAACCACACATGTTCAAACCAGAGCGTCATTTCAAGAAAAGTGGATGTCAAGTGATGCTGACGCAGCCTGATTTGAACTTGCTTTCATTTAGTACAGGACGAAGAGGTTGTCCAGGCATCATGTTGGGAACTGCAATGACTGTTATGTTATTTGCTAGGCTTCTTCAAGGGTTTAGCTGGAGCGTGCCCCCTAATGAGACAAGCATTGATCTTTCAGAGTCTAAGAATAGTTTGGAACTTGCCAAACCATTAGTTGCACTCGCAAAGCCACGTTTGCCTGCAAATTTGTACCCGGCATAA